Within the Cryptococcus neoformans var. neoformans B-3501A chromosome 1, whole genome shotgun sequence genome, the region TCTCTTTCCCTGTTGACGGCTTTTATTGGCATGATCGAAAAATGATGATGCGATGTCAGGGTATGGTCAATGAAGAAAGATAAAAGAGACGGGACCAAgaacgaggaagaatgaagtGTCGGAGTTGAGAACcagtatatatatatggaAATGGATGTAGAATCATGATGATGCCGTTGTAGCGGGCTATCACATGCACCGTGCTTAATGTCTCTACTCCAAGCAAGCAATAATAAGACAATATGATCATCATACCGAAAGCACCTCTTTTTCAGCGTACGTGATGATAGCCAGGAAATCTGGAGAGCTTTCTCAGGCACCGGCGGTCGGAAGGCATTCCGCCGACGACGATTGACGACCGGTGGCCGGCGCgggagtggaggaggtaaAGCAGCACGACCATCTCGAAAtatgaaggaaagagtcAAGTAACGAGCAAGAACTGCCGGTGGCACGTAGCCGCCATAAGTTATTATTAGCAGACTAAAATAATAGACTGTCATGAAAGAAATTACCGTTTATCATGAGTATCACCCACCATTAGTCCCTGGGTACGGTGCAGTTTCTGTTCGTTCTTTGCCGAGGCATTGAGGTTTTTTTGTTCGGTTGCTGATGGATTATATACCaagtggaaagaagacaaaagCAACAAAGGGCAGACGCAATAGTTTGTCTTTATTTTGAAGTTCTGGTCTTACTatagaagaaaaaaagaattTGCCTTTCGTTGTTCGCTCAGTGTTTACTTCTTATTTCTGGAACCCAAAACAACCGCCGCGACAGGCACGAAAGCGCGTATCATAACAGTACTCGTACTCGGAGTGTGAAGAAGTTTCGAGTGAGCTCgctgttccttcttctgtctGTCCACTTCTGGTATACATGTCATTGGAGTAATATCGTCAAACTTGTGCATCTGTACGCCGCGCCTTGCCTCCTTAATACGCAAATCTTCCTGAGCCTCATTCAAAAATGAACAGGTGAGGGTTATTGCCCGCTTGAGAAAATACCCTCGTACTAATGAACTGTTCTTAGAATCCCAGTTGTGCTTGTGAGTCTCTTATTGCTTGGGGAGAAGTtaaaaaggaggaagtggtCCTGACTGAAGGCTATTCTGTTCAGAACATAGATGAAATCGAGTAAGCAGTAGTTTTCTCACACCGGCCAAGGCTAATGAACTCTCCAAGGTATCTTTTGGATCAGCTGGTACGCCTGCCAGAGTACTTACGGCATGATTACTTAGGAAGCTGACAGGCAATGAAGCCTCCCCCTgataaggaagaagatccaGTAATTACCAAGCTTCGAgagaagctcaagcttTCCTTGCAAGAAGTACGAAAAAACGCCGAGTAGACATGACAGAAAATACAACACGACAGCCGAAGAAGCACGATGCGAACTCTGGCTGCCTCGGAAGGACCTGAAGTTTAAAAGTAGATAGAGGTCATGAGTTAAGAGTTGATCATGTCATAAAGCATACATTCCCATTGTTCCAATACTTGCACTCAAACGGTTTCTTAACTGTCAAATTTGCAGTACTCTTTCATCGACGTTTGCTAATCGATCATCATTGctgaccttttcttcgTGGTCATGTAAgcgaaggaaaggaaaaaaagagtaGTTCAGCAGGCAGAAAGAcggagatgaaagaaagagatggaggataCAATTCGAATGCTTAGGATTATtcggagagaagaaaaagaggggaaggaaggtgggcagaagaaaggggaagagttAGAACAAGAGGGGCCTTCGAGAGATCAGAATTggagggaaaaagagagaaaaaggtggtgatgaagagatgaaaaatATTGATCGGCTTACCAGACTTTTCATAGGAAAAATAGATATAAAAGAACTCAATTTGTGGGTGAAATGATATTCAGCTTTCATATTCCCCCTACTTCTCCTGGCGCCTTCTCGAAGCTCCCACTCGAACTCATCCTCCAAGTTTCTCTTAGATTAAACCGTGGTTAAAACGTTTGCAATAGCATCACGAGCTTTCTGTTCCCTTCGAGAACAGCAGCGCCACTACAAGTCACATCCGGAACTTGTGTCCCATTTTGCCCTTGAGCCTCCATCGACTCAAGCAGCCTGCTTGCTCACTTTAGTTTAGACCGACGGTATGGGGTTAAGCATGCGCAAGAAGGCAGAGAGGGAATACTCTGCCCAACAACAATAGCTTTAGTGTCAAGCTTGTTTGCATGTAGACCGAATATGATTgtatccttcttctccctggTGAGGTCGTAATAGCAAGCTTCCACGGCCCTTCGACAGAAGGCAGGACGTGCAGAAAAGCCGCCGTATCACAAAAATCAGCAGCGAGTCACATTTGCATGAAAACGATTTATCAGTATACGACCGCGCAGTCCACAAAAAGCACAGCATCATACACACGATGCAGAAggacgcgtcgcgtcgtCGGTATCAATTGCGATGGTGCCACATACCAAATGCCGAAAATTCGCAGTAACAAAGTTCAACAGCGTCATATTACGTTTCCGGTAACCATTGTAAATTATCCGGTTGCGGCAGCCAATCAGATGGTTGGAATCTTGGGTGGCGAGGCTCGAGAGCCTGTGGGCTGCACACGCGGCAAAGTACCGACGGGagacaggaagaagaggagaggaaaaaatggactggaaaaggggaaagaaggaaacgGAACAATAAATGAATCACCCGGGCTCAATACGGCGTGctctttctcatctcttAACGTCACCCGTGCAAACTGTCCGCCACTCGCCACCCGCGGCGTTCGCCTCCATCGTGACAAGATTCCTTTGGGCGCTGAGCCGTAGAAACTGGACCGCTGCGCTGATTAGTGGTGACGTTTGACCCTTAGCGAGAAGCGAAACTTGATTGAAAGCAGCGCTTGCGCCCTGTGTTCGCCCTTTCTCTGGATTTGCACTGTATCTCAGCATTTCCACCTGGGCATTTCCTATAGTTACACATCGCTGTTCCTCATTGCCCTTCCGAGCCTAGACCGTGCGCATCTTTGCGGATCGACTACTGGTGAGTCTAGAGTCTACTTGCATTAACCTTAGAACCGTTCCACCctctcccctccttcccttaCCTTCCTTTTCGCCACCATCACATCACCCTCCACCCTCTCGCATCTTTGTTTggctctctctcctcccatgCGCACGTCCCATACTCCGTACCTGCGCCTGCTGACGCACTACGCGACTGTCCCCGCCATAGATCATAGATCCTGTAGCCTGTAATCTCCCCTGATCATCCACACGGACCTCGCAATCCGCACCGCTCTTCCGCCACTCCATCATTCCCGCATCTGCATCCACGGCGACCGCGTTgccccttctctccctcacCGCCCCTCTTCCGCCGTAGCCAAGCGATCTAATCGCGCATTATCTCATTATCAGTACCTATCATGTGAGTCCTCTATATATCACTTGACGCGCCTTCTTACGTCGCGTCGCGTATGGCCATCCTATGTATGCAGTAACGCTGATGTTTTCTTGATGTAGTGCTGAGCGCGTTGCTGCTCCTCGATTAATATGCAAAGCACCAACGCGCCTGTTAACGGTGGTGTTTCCCAACAGTGGCAGGTAAGCCTTCCCCTTCATACCTCGGTCTCTACTGTTGATCTAATTTTGAATGTAATCGCCGACGTGCTTTTGTTTCCATTTGGTCTCTTTATTCACTGATTATGCCTCTTTTTTGTCATGGCCTAATTCATCACCCTCTCGACGCAGTCGGCCATGCAGGGCATGTACTCAGGTGCCCAGCAGAGGCCCACATCCAATTCGAAGCCCTATAACGCGCCGGATGCTAATGGTATGCCCGCCAAGAAGGACGATGCGAATCAATCCATGTACTCTGTCAACACAGAAAATGGCTATCCCGCGTATCAGCAACAAGGGTATGGCACGCTTGGAGGCTTAGGACAATATGGATACAATAGTGCTGGACTGGGGTGGGTGCCATGTGACTAAATCTGGAAGTAACCTTGTTGACATGGACGTACTGCAGCGGCCTGTCAGCAGCATATGGTGGAgcaacatcatcaacagCTGGTGCGACCAATGGACGCAGAACATCTGGccagaggatgatgacccCGCCTCCTCACCCCTCTTCAGTTGCAACAAACACCTCTCCATCTGCTCGATATTACACTGGTCAAGAAGGTGAGGCAGGCCGTCATGCTTCGCCCTATCAGCCCGCTTCCGCACCCCCTCAGATCCTCTCTCATCAGTTCAACGCCATGACCAATTCACCTCAAACAGCCCAAGGTTACCCCCAATATCAGTACAATCAACAGTCGCATCAACAAAATCCAACCCAATGGGCGGGATATCCTACGTACGGTCAGTCACAGGCCCAAGCTCGTAATAATATGTCCGGACGATTGAGCACGACACCGGCCATCCCACAAAACAGTGCGCTGGGCGACAGTTCAGCTCGACAGCAGCCTACCTCGATGTACGATTACACCACCCACGCCCTTCAACAATGGCCCGCCTCTGATCTGTCAAAGGTGCCGAGCGCTCACCAGAACTCATGGCAGAACGCCCAGTCCTTGTCAAGACTGACACAGGCTCAATCACCAGCCCTTGGTCAAACGCAACCATCATCCGCTTCTCAACCCACTTCATCGACATCATCCACACAAAATGCGTCACCCGCTGTCCCTCAAAGCGGCTGGCAAGGATACCCCTCTATCCCTAGCATACCTCCGCATACACTAGGTGGAGGACATTTGATGAGTGGGCAACCGTACGGCTGGGGACACACCCAACAATGGGGTGGTTATTATGGCGCTCAACAACCATCCCAGGCGCCTCAAGGGACCCCGGCTCATCGACCTCCGTTGAATAACTTTCCAACTGGCAGCACCAGCTCTGCGCCTGCAGAGTCTCTCCCTACTGGgcgaaagaggatgagcaaGGATAAAGGCAAAACGgccaaggaaaaggaggaaaacaGAAGTCATTTCGAAGATTATCATGGGTTGGGTAAGCGTTCTGCAGAAGCCGTGGTTGAGGAGATACCTGGGGAAGATAAGAAagagagcaagaagaagaagggtaaggaagaaaaggagaagccGGTTCCCAAAGCCAAGTCTCATCTGCATCCACCAAAACAAGCACCCTCCTCGTGGCAACTCTTTTTCGCCGATGAACTtgccaaagccaaagcaGCTGAACCCGAGTCAAGATCCCCAGGCGGTACTTCACATCCACAAAAACTTAATGTCGCACAGATAGCTAAAGAGGCTGGCGTGGCATATGCGAACCTCAgtgaggaaaggaaaaaataTTATGCTGAGCGCGTCAAGGAGCATAGAGAGATTTA harbors:
- a CDS encoding hypothetical protein (HMMPfam hit to HMG_box, HMG (high mobility group) box, score: 81.5, E(): 2.1e-21) yields the protein MQSTNAPVNGGVSQQWQSAMQGMYSGAQQRPTSNSKPYNAPDANGMPAKKDDANQSMYSVNTENGYPAYQQQGYGTLGGLGQYGYNSAGLGGLSAAYGGATSSTAGATNGRRTSGQRMMTPPPHPSSVATNTSPSARYYTGQEGEAGRHASPYQPASAPPQILSHQFNAMTNSPQTAQGYPQYQYNQQSHQQNPTQWAGYPTYARQQPTSMYDYTTHALQQWPASDLSKVPSAHQNSWQNAQSLSRLTQAQSPALGQTQPSSASQPTSSTSSTQNASPAVPQSGWQGYPSIPSIPPHTLGGGHLMSGQPYGWGHTQQWGGYYGAQQPSQAPQGTPAHRPPLNNFPTGSTSSAPAESLPTGRKRMSKDKGKTAKEKEENRSHFEDYHGLGKRSAEAVVEEIPGEDKKESKKKKGKEEKEKPVPKAKSHLHPPKQAPSSWQLFFADELAKAKAAEPESRSPGGTSHPQKLNVAQIAKEAGVAYANLSEERKKYYAERVKEHREIYAKELAAWQATLTPEDIRAENAFRAQQRKEGKSRKGNIKDPNAPKKPLSAYFLFLKAIRENSDIRAQVWGTEAETTKQSVMAAEKWRSLTDDEKRPYLEQAEHDKQTYETARKQYEEDSAARARGEDVPIRAVEAPASPPKPPASILRSIHGGQAPVTKSSPSVTDSAPHPAPHSDLEPGITSLGKSPSPNPPSEPSLAQFHTSPRSVPHYDPSLEVDDFQGFSDPLNMDLSGLDGIDVGSMEVGAGGDSEQPWDELQKLIGTEDVYSSAKLQPAAHIVPDASTAARVAPASGFESTDISVAPSYAEAKNETQQETSLNGTPEGNGNESKVRHIAEAAEGELAVLPALGENTAQKNQGGLEVMVGAGEARRHNKNLSTESGQAAADAPVVDGV